The following are from one region of the Candidatus Kapaibacterium sp. genome:
- a CDS encoding metal-dependent hydrolase, whose translation MASVRVTWLGHAAFQLEGAGKVVLIDPFITGNPKSPLRSPADVQRADVVCVSHEHADHGFDDAVEICRRTGAVFVSFFDLAQKAQARGISVIGGNVGGTVPVTDGIRVTFTLAFHVVPVVGFVVHLDGVNVYHAGDTCLFSDMRLIGEKFPLDIALLHIGGYFTMDPADAARAVEFLRPKVAIPMHYGTFPLIEQDPHEFARLVGERARVVILKPGETFEYTP comes from the coding sequence ATGGCGAGCGTGCGAGTCACCTGGTTGGGTCACGCAGCCTTCCAGTTGGAAGGGGCAGGTAAGGTTGTCCTAATTGACCCCTTCATCACAGGCAATCCGAAGAGCCCCTTACGGAGCCCTGCGGACGTCCAGCGGGCCGATGTCGTCTGTGTCTCGCACGAGCATGCAGATCATGGCTTCGACGATGCGGTGGAGATCTGCCGCCGTACCGGTGCAGTCTTCGTGAGCTTCTTTGACTTAGCACAGAAAGCCCAGGCTCGGGGGATCTCCGTCATAGGTGGCAATGTCGGCGGGACTGTGCCCGTTACCGACGGAATCCGCGTTACCTTCACCTTAGCCTTCCACGTCGTGCCCGTCGTTGGGTTCGTTGTCCACTTGGATGGCGTCAACGTCTACCACGCTGGAGATACCTGCCTCTTCTCTGACATGCGCCTCATCGGCGAGAAATTTCCGTTGGACATCGCGCTACTCCACATCGGAGGCTACTTCACGATGGATCCCGCTGACGCCGCTCGGGCAGTAGAATTCCTGCGTCCCAAAGTCGCTATTCCCATGCACTACGGCACCTTCCCGCTGATTGAGCAAGATCCGCACGAGTTTGCTCGCCTCGTTGGTGAACGGGCACGCGTCGTCATCCTGAAACCCGGCGAAACGTTTGAGTATACGCCCTAA
- a CDS encoding cob(I)yrinic acid a,c-diamide adenosyltransferase, protein MALRIYTRTGDDGTTGLFGGERVSKSHPRLEAYGAVDELNAVLGIVRTYALPEELADDLRTISSWLLIVGADLATPEEALTRKNIPTIGDEHVSWLEKRIDAYEDELPPLRNFILPGGSPAAAYLHLARTVCRRAERATVAAAQTESLNPAVVRFLNRLSDYFFVAARWANHRAGVVEEVWTAPRP, encoded by the coding sequence ATGGCACTCCGCATCTACACACGCACTGGCGACGATGGTACAACAGGACTCTTCGGCGGCGAGCGCGTCTCGAAATCCCACCCACGCTTGGAAGCCTACGGGGCCGTGGACGAGCTCAACGCCGTCCTTGGCATCGTCCGGACCTACGCACTTCCCGAAGAGCTCGCAGACGACCTCCGCACCATCAGCTCCTGGCTCCTCATCGTGGGTGCCGACCTTGCAACTCCCGAAGAGGCTTTAACACGGAAGAACATCCCCACGATTGGAGACGAACACGTCTCATGGCTGGAGAAGCGGATAGATGCGTATGAGGATGAACTCCCTCCACTGCGCAACTTCATCCTTCCGGGAGGGAGTCCCGCGGCCGCGTATCTCCACCTGGCTCGCACCGTCTGCCGCCGAGCCGAGCGGGCAACCGTCGCTGCAGCGCAGACTGAGTCCCTCAACCCCGCTGTAGTGCGCTTTCTCAATCGGCTCTCCGACTACTTCTTCGTTGCTGCCCGCTGGGCAAACCACCGAGCAGGTGTCGTGGAGGAGGTCTGGACAGCACCTCGGCCGTAA
- the nadA gene encoding quinolinate synthase yields MTDWAHALQELKERHNAAILAHWYQGNGIEEVADVVGDSLQLLQAALSLPHPTLVVAATIFIAESVKLLCPEKQVLIPDPLAGCSLAESCPPELFARFRQMYPEAIALVHIQSSAAVKALGDIVITTGTAEHIVRQLPADRTLLLVPDYELGHYLRQRTGRRIVSWFGACVVHTSFSVEILKCWRLQYPDALILCSPQCPPEVQELSDFVGSSSQLLQYAAKHSPSRVILATDHSLSIHLRRILPKAELLLVPAVDNCHCTHCPYMRLNSLPKLYHCLLSPQEFEVHVPVELQSRARQPLERLLGMAATLPQSC; encoded by the coding sequence GTGACCGACTGGGCCCATGCACTCCAAGAACTGAAAGAGCGCCACAACGCCGCTATCCTCGCCCACTGGTACCAGGGCAACGGGATTGAGGAGGTCGCGGACGTCGTCGGGGACTCACTCCAGCTACTACAGGCAGCCCTCAGTCTGCCCCACCCAACACTCGTCGTTGCTGCGACCATTTTCATCGCAGAATCGGTCAAACTCCTCTGCCCTGAAAAGCAGGTCCTCATCCCCGATCCCCTCGCAGGCTGCTCACTAGCAGAGAGCTGTCCGCCTGAGCTCTTCGCACGCTTTCGGCAGATGTACCCCGAGGCGATTGCTCTGGTACACATCCAGAGCAGCGCAGCAGTGAAGGCCCTCGGTGACATCGTCATCACTACCGGAACTGCCGAGCACATCGTACGGCAACTACCGGCTGACCGAACCCTCCTGCTAGTCCCAGACTATGAGCTCGGCCACTACCTCCGGCAGCGGACAGGACGTCGCATCGTTAGCTGGTTCGGTGCCTGCGTTGTCCATACAAGCTTCTCTGTAGAAATCCTGAAGTGCTGGCGACTCCAGTACCCGGATGCACTCATTCTATGTAGCCCGCAGTGCCCGCCAGAAGTCCAAGAGCTCTCCGACTTCGTTGGCTCTAGCAGCCAGCTGCTACAGTATGCGGCCAAGCACTCACCCTCCCGAGTCATCCTCGCCACCGACCATAGCCTCTCCATCCACCTCCGACGCATTCTCCCTAAGGCTGAGCTCCTCCTCGTGCCAGCAGTCGACAACTGCCATTGCACCCACTGCCCTTACATGCGGCTCAACAGCTTGCCGAAGCTCTATCACTGCCTACTTTCGCCACAGGAGTTCGAAGTCCATGTGCCAGTAGAGCTCCAGTCGCGTGCGCGGCAGCCGCTGGAACGACTATTGGGGATGGCTGCTACGCTGCCCCAGAGCTGCTGA
- a CDS encoding YfhO family protein — translation MKSSRPRPGRRLQQPLQTYARPPQLPTLPTWGAVVLFTLTTVVFFWPNLTGSRFFWEDFVEQFYPNQVFAARHWARGTVPFWNPYAFCGMPFLADPQVAFFYLPHSLLGLVQLTIGTLPFWAAQTLVILHFIVAQWGMLQLSRGFGASAAAALVAGIGYGFSGILTHHVIHPMIVYHLAWLPWVLLLLKRAVEEARWKWALLAGLVLGMSLHGGHPQTILYEYLLLGGFAVWLLGMRVRTHGWEVARLAEAAWAVTPLLLAAGLFAVQLLPSQELASYSERASGQGMEWAAEVSLHPSQLLTLVVPKLFGSTEPAGVQHVPYYLPDTRYYHYWETAFYAGIPILLLAMLGVMRRWRTPFGLFWLLAALFSVLFALGKYGFLFPLLYQLPGFSLFRVPPRILFFATLALCIFAAWGFDELWQRQHQRQLLRQFLWASLPVAAIAFAASIGVLPTMVGAPERFVPMLQSEGTVAFVVTVLTGLVAVALWRGWLPPLVAGVSVGVVLFSDLLHANASFTRSSTRPEQLYSLSPALKQMLQPQPPDTLFRVSMRADFGMAMLRNQGLLDSIMLYEGYNPLRLQRRNPPLPTADATFDLLNIRYQIALDTPTQRMYFRERPSAFPRAWMVYRAKVVPSDSTEAILRRGELQPQLEALIEADPGIPLPGTAPDSVHHTIRCRVYEHNWQRWEVETAQPGLLCFSEIWYPAWKAFVDGTEVPLLRAYHSLRAVPIPAGSHTVELRYDSSSFRTGAWISALTLALTLAALFLCDRR, via the coding sequence ATGAAGAGCTCCCGCCCCCGTCCGGGACGACGCCTGCAACAGCCTCTTCAGACCTACGCACGGCCTCCCCAACTGCCGACACTGCCTACATGGGGAGCGGTAGTCCTGTTCACGCTCACTACAGTGGTCTTTTTCTGGCCCAATCTGACGGGCTCGCGTTTCTTTTGGGAAGACTTCGTGGAGCAGTTCTACCCCAACCAGGTCTTTGCTGCACGGCACTGGGCCCGCGGCACAGTCCCATTCTGGAACCCGTACGCCTTCTGCGGAATGCCTTTCCTGGCGGACCCACAAGTAGCCTTCTTCTACCTGCCCCACAGCTTGCTAGGCCTAGTGCAGCTTACCATTGGGACGCTCCCCTTCTGGGCTGCCCAAACATTGGTGATCCTCCACTTCATCGTGGCACAGTGGGGAATGCTCCAGCTCAGTCGGGGATTCGGAGCTAGTGCTGCTGCAGCTCTCGTGGCTGGGATCGGCTATGGCTTCTCTGGCATCCTTACGCATCACGTGATCCATCCGATGATTGTCTACCACCTAGCCTGGCTACCGTGGGTCCTACTGCTCCTCAAGCGTGCCGTAGAAGAGGCACGGTGGAAATGGGCTTTGCTGGCAGGGCTCGTCCTAGGAATGAGCCTCCACGGCGGTCATCCGCAGACTATCCTCTACGAGTACCTCCTCCTCGGCGGCTTTGCTGTATGGCTTCTTGGGATGCGAGTTCGGACACATGGATGGGAAGTCGCACGGCTGGCTGAGGCAGCTTGGGCTGTCACTCCACTCCTCTTGGCAGCAGGACTCTTCGCTGTCCAGCTCCTCCCGAGCCAAGAGTTGGCTTCGTACTCTGAGCGGGCGAGTGGTCAGGGCATGGAGTGGGCTGCAGAAGTCTCTCTGCATCCAAGCCAGCTCCTCACGTTGGTCGTCCCCAAGCTCTTCGGGAGCACAGAACCGGCTGGGGTTCAACACGTGCCATACTACTTGCCCGATACCCGCTACTACCACTACTGGGAGACCGCGTTCTACGCTGGCATCCCCATACTCCTTCTGGCGATGCTCGGAGTAATGCGCCGATGGCGGACCCCGTTTGGGCTCTTCTGGTTGCTCGCAGCACTCTTCTCGGTGCTCTTCGCCCTTGGCAAGTATGGCTTCCTATTCCCGCTGCTCTACCAACTGCCAGGATTTTCGCTCTTCCGGGTACCACCGCGGATCTTGTTCTTCGCCACACTAGCGCTCTGCATCTTCGCTGCCTGGGGCTTTGATGAGCTGTGGCAACGCCAGCACCAGCGGCAACTGCTACGGCAATTCCTTTGGGCAAGCCTACCAGTAGCTGCCATTGCCTTTGCTGCAAGCATCGGGGTGCTCCCAACAATGGTTGGGGCACCGGAGCGTTTCGTACCAATGCTTCAGAGTGAAGGCACGGTCGCCTTCGTAGTGACCGTGTTGACAGGGCTCGTCGCCGTAGCTCTCTGGCGAGGATGGCTCCCTCCCCTCGTTGCAGGAGTGAGCGTAGGGGTAGTGCTCTTTAGCGACCTTCTCCACGCTAATGCCTCCTTCACCCGCTCTTCAACCCGGCCGGAACAACTGTACAGCCTCTCGCCGGCTCTGAAGCAAATGTTACAGCCCCAGCCTCCGGACACCCTCTTCCGCGTCTCCATGCGAGCTGACTTCGGCATGGCGATGCTCCGCAACCAAGGGCTGCTGGACAGCATCATGCTGTATGAGGGATACAACCCGCTTCGACTCCAGCGCCGCAATCCTCCACTGCCGACTGCGGATGCCACCTTTGACCTCCTCAACATCCGCTACCAGATAGCCTTGGACACCCCAACCCAACGGATGTACTTCCGAGAGCGCCCGAGCGCCTTCCCCCGAGCTTGGATGGTTTACCGCGCCAAAGTAGTCCCCAGCGACAGCACAGAAGCGATCCTACGCCGCGGAGAGCTCCAACCTCAGTTGGAGGCCCTTATAGAAGCTGACCCTGGCATTCCACTCCCGGGAACTGCTCCCGACTCTGTCCACCATACAATCCGCTGTCGTGTCTACGAGCACAACTGGCAGCGCTGGGAGGTAGAGACCGCACAGCCCGGACTCCTCTGCTTCAGCGAGATTTGGTACCCCGCCTGGAAAGCTTTCGTGGATGGCACTGAAGTACCATTGCTCCGGGCCTACCACAGCCTGCGTGCTGTACCCATTCCTGCAGGCTCCCACACTGTGGAGCTGCGCTACGACTCTTCCAGTTTCCGAACGGGCGCCTGGATCAGCGCCCTCACGTTAGCTTTGACACTCGCTGCCCTCTTTCTGTGCGACCGCCGCTAG
- a CDS encoding TIGR02253 family HAD-type hydrolase, with protein sequence MIRAVIFDLDNTLVDFMAMKRQAIDAAVTAMIDAGLQLSPETVRSHIDRIYREMGIEYQQVFDQLLREVLGYVDYRILSAGIIAYRRAREAALKPYPHVTATLMELVKQRIRLGIVSDAPAREAWLRLCYIGYHHIFDVVVTYDDTGERKPSPRPFLLALQRLGVQPSEAIMVGDWAERDIVGAKQVGMLTAFARYGDVFGTQQVEADYVLGDIKDLLDIIRQHNAVGQPGPHTR encoded by the coding sequence ATGATCCGCGCCGTCATCTTCGATCTGGACAACACGCTCGTAGACTTCATGGCAATGAAGCGGCAGGCGATAGACGCCGCTGTTACCGCCATGATTGACGCCGGACTTCAGCTGAGCCCCGAGACGGTTCGTTCCCACATCGACCGCATCTACCGTGAGATGGGAATCGAGTACCAGCAGGTCTTCGACCAGCTCCTTCGCGAAGTGCTCGGGTATGTAGACTACCGTATCCTCTCAGCCGGCATCATTGCCTACCGGCGGGCACGCGAAGCTGCGCTGAAACCCTACCCTCACGTGACAGCAACTCTCATGGAGCTGGTCAAGCAGCGGATCCGACTCGGTATCGTCTCCGACGCCCCCGCTCGAGAAGCGTGGCTTCGGTTGTGCTACATCGGCTACCACCACATCTTCGATGTCGTTGTCACTTACGACGACACCGGTGAACGTAAGCCAAGTCCACGCCCCTTCCTACTAGCACTGCAGCGCCTCGGCGTCCAGCCCTCGGAAGCCATCATGGTTGGTGACTGGGCAGAGCGAGATATCGTCGGTGCAAAACAAGTTGGCATGCTTACCGCATTCGCCCGATATGGTGACGTCTTCGGAACCCAACAGGTGGAAGCCGACTACGTCTTAGGTGACATCAAGGACTTGTTAGACATCATTCGCCAGCATAACGCCGTCGGACAACCGGGGCCACACACCCGATGA
- the def gene encoding peptide deformylase, whose product MILPIYLYDHPVLRQVAEPIADITPEVRRLAQDMLETMYNAHGIGLAANQVGVARQLIVVDIGKDEGMKEPLVLLNPTIEATSEETSEMEEGCLSLPELRDAVIRPAAVQVRYIDLQGREHRITADGLLARVLQHEMDHLNGVYFVDRLSLVRRTLLRRKLDRIARGEVLPPYPVVLGHATVAQRSEI is encoded by the coding sequence ATGATCCTGCCCATCTACCTCTACGATCACCCAGTACTTCGGCAAGTAGCTGAGCCCATCGCTGACATCACCCCTGAAGTCCGCCGCTTAGCCCAGGACATGTTGGAAACGATGTACAATGCCCACGGTATTGGTCTAGCAGCGAACCAAGTTGGGGTCGCTCGGCAGCTGATCGTCGTGGACATCGGTAAAGATGAGGGTATGAAGGAACCGCTCGTCCTCCTCAATCCCACAATTGAGGCAACTTCAGAGGAGACATCAGAGATGGAAGAGGGCTGCCTTAGCTTGCCAGAGCTTCGGGACGCCGTCATTCGGCCAGCTGCCGTCCAGGTACGCTACATAGACCTCCAGGGGCGTGAGCACCGGATTACCGCTGACGGCCTCTTAGCGCGTGTTCTGCAGCATGAGATGGACCACCTCAACGGCGTCTACTTCGTAGACCGCCTCTCTCTCGTTCGCCGTACCCTACTTCGGCGTAAGTTAGATCGAATCGCCCGAGGGGAGGTCCTGCCACCGTACCCTGTGGTTTTAGGACATGCTACGGTAGCCCAGCGCTCAGAGATATGA
- the pdxH gene encoding pyridoxamine 5'-phosphate oxidase: MMNADQLNEQLQRIRREYRMMVLDEADLPSEPLQLLQRWLEEAIAAQLPEPTAMALATATPEGSPSVRMMLLKGIEDGALVFFTNYQSRKAQELEANPQAAAVLFWAELERQVRVEGRIERLSAEAAATYFRTRPREAQIGAWISPQSRVIPSRAFLEERFRELAQRYEAQDIPCPPFWGGYRLVPSSIEFWQGRPHRLHDRIQYRWHEGAWVRERLAP; the protein is encoded by the coding sequence ATGATGAACGCAGACCAGCTCAATGAGCAGTTGCAACGCATACGCCGCGAGTATCGGATGATGGTGTTAGATGAAGCCGATCTGCCCTCCGAACCACTCCAACTCCTCCAACGCTGGCTGGAGGAAGCAATTGCCGCTCAGTTGCCAGAACCTACAGCCATGGCCTTAGCTACGGCAACTCCCGAAGGTTCCCCATCCGTCCGAATGATGCTGCTGAAAGGCATAGAAGATGGAGCATTGGTCTTCTTCACCAACTACCAGAGTCGAAAGGCACAGGAACTGGAGGCCAACCCTCAAGCGGCTGCAGTCCTTTTCTGGGCAGAACTGGAGCGCCAAGTGCGAGTAGAGGGCCGCATAGAGCGCCTTAGTGCTGAAGCAGCCGCAACATACTTTCGTACCCGACCGCGAGAAGCCCAGATTGGCGCATGGATCTCGCCTCAGAGCCGCGTCATTCCCAGCCGGGCATTCCTGGAAGAGCGCTTCCGCGAACTAGCCCAGAGGTACGAAGCCCAGGACATCCCTTGCCCGCCGTTTTGGGGAGGATACCGACTTGTGCCCTCCAGCATTGAATTCTGGCAGGGCCGTCCACATCGGCTCCACGATCGCATCCAGTATCGCTGGCATGAGGGTGCATGGGTTCGGGAACGCTTGGCGCCTTAA
- a CDS encoding PAS domain S-box protein, which produces MERLTGWGSAKLHQSSIEDLFAPAAEYRSLSFAERVIQEGSVELDLQLRSQQQESLTIHGTIIPLRFLDDAPNGFLWFLRPAEGQEPGSQQSLHYQKLLLILESLLELRPMEELLSTTVQTLFSLLPLDSAIPYTREGDLLLSRWHTTSSPELTAIARSTLPVERSLIGSALCRGSPAVFNNAHQHPHSYYPEGWTPPAVEHLISIPLRVGNQQAALGLARFTNPPFSAREAELALLFGRFVQIGLVNAELWQSLQRSEAHYRELLEWLPAPLILHREGKVLYANQVAADVLGLLSPQDLVGLPVLELVAPEERSTFREWIQDLQCAQYPALPPRYTRLLHRGGFHREVLISARIVTHGEAPAVLIVGVDITEQRRLQRQREWELAALRIVATAALHSQSISELCKYFLAQACRELGFRGGSIRLLEGNSLVPIAVIGLPPEAVPTVPLTDETTLAAFVARTRQPIFVPDIELYPLSEPHRRRLCELGVCAAVSYPIVGLQGQLLGTFQLVHHISLELGEGAREFFTILASSLGIAIERLRLEQQLRDSEHRFRTLAEHAPIAITRYGLHEGRYLFANREFERQSGYTLAEFEALSDRELIEMIHPEDRERVFRFWREWQRAGFPDVQCIDYRIYNRSGGVVWLDSYLYAERRSDGQLESIVQVCIDITPLKRAEEAFQQALQEDFRRTVQNLHGIVFRLQHRPDGTVFYALREGKLASSYTTATIYGRPIDELPESLRFPSELLERAFAGERVTIEVAHDDRWLLYTLEPLYSDGGTVAEVVGTGIDITERRLLERSLAESEHRYRSLVEALPVGVVEIFVSSDLSRQEDVYVNPAFTAIAGYTLEELSTVSGTATVHPEDRAAVEEAWEKWLNTPDAPPLRMVYRCFRKNGEPYWPGAFGCQSPTA; this is translated from the coding sequence GTGGAGCGTCTAACGGGCTGGGGCTCTGCGAAACTTCATCAGTCCTCCATCGAAGACCTTTTCGCCCCAGCTGCAGAGTATCGGTCACTGTCCTTTGCGGAGCGTGTCATACAAGAGGGCAGCGTGGAGTTGGACCTCCAGCTCCGATCGCAACAGCAGGAGTCCCTCACGATCCATGGAACCATCATCCCTCTGAGGTTCCTGGACGATGCCCCTAACGGTTTCCTCTGGTTCCTGCGGCCTGCGGAAGGACAGGAGCCCGGTAGCCAGCAGAGTCTGCACTACCAGAAGCTCCTCCTCATCCTAGAGTCTCTGCTAGAGCTCCGCCCTATGGAGGAGCTACTCTCCACGACAGTCCAAACGCTCTTCTCCCTACTCCCATTGGACTCGGCCATCCCGTATACTCGCGAAGGGGATCTGCTGCTGTCCAGATGGCACACTACTTCCTCGCCTGAATTGACAGCGATTGCGAGAAGTACTCTTCCAGTAGAACGCAGCTTGATTGGAAGCGCTCTATGCCGTGGTTCCCCAGCCGTCTTCAATAATGCTCACCAACATCCGCATAGCTACTATCCAGAAGGCTGGACGCCTCCTGCCGTCGAGCACCTCATCAGTATCCCCCTGCGTGTTGGCAACCAACAAGCAGCCTTAGGGTTGGCTCGTTTCACGAACCCTCCATTCTCAGCAAGGGAGGCAGAGCTTGCCCTACTCTTCGGTCGCTTCGTTCAGATCGGGCTGGTAAACGCCGAACTGTGGCAGTCCCTTCAGCGCTCCGAAGCACACTACCGAGAGCTCTTGGAATGGCTCCCAGCTCCTCTCATACTCCACCGTGAAGGGAAGGTGCTCTACGCCAACCAGGTAGCAGCTGATGTCCTTGGACTCCTCTCCCCGCAGGACCTCGTAGGGCTTCCAGTACTAGAGCTCGTGGCCCCAGAAGAGCGCAGTACCTTCAGAGAATGGATACAAGACTTGCAGTGTGCTCAGTACCCTGCTCTACCACCTCGATACACTCGCCTCCTCCATCGTGGTGGCTTCCATCGGGAAGTGCTTATCTCCGCAAGGATTGTCACCCACGGAGAGGCTCCCGCTGTATTGATCGTTGGAGTAGATATCACAGAGCAACGCCGTCTCCAGCGCCAGCGAGAATGGGAGCTTGCTGCCCTACGCATCGTTGCAACAGCAGCACTCCACAGCCAGAGCATCTCAGAACTTTGCAAATACTTCCTCGCTCAGGCATGCCGAGAGCTAGGCTTCCGGGGTGGGAGTATCCGGCTATTGGAAGGAAACAGCCTTGTACCTATCGCGGTTATCGGCCTTCCTCCCGAGGCTGTTCCTACGGTACCGCTGACGGACGAGACCACCCTTGCTGCCTTTGTTGCTCGAACTCGGCAACCAATTTTCGTACCGGATATTGAGCTCTACCCCCTCTCAGAGCCACACCGTCGACGCCTATGCGAACTTGGCGTCTGCGCCGCAGTCAGCTACCCTATTGTCGGTCTTCAAGGACAGCTCTTGGGGACATTCCAGCTTGTACATCACATTTCCCTAGAGCTGGGAGAAGGCGCCCGTGAATTCTTCACTATCCTAGCCTCCTCGCTGGGCATAGCAATTGAACGGCTCCGCTTAGAGCAGCAACTCCGCGACAGCGAACACCGCTTCCGAACATTGGCAGAACATGCCCCGATTGCCATCACCCGCTATGGCCTCCATGAAGGTCGCTACCTGTTTGCTAACCGCGAGTTCGAACGCCAGAGCGGCTACACCCTGGCTGAGTTTGAAGCCCTCTCCGATCGTGAGCTCATTGAGATGATCCACCCCGAAGATCGCGAGCGCGTCTTCCGCTTCTGGCGAGAATGGCAGAGAGCTGGATTCCCAGACGTACAGTGCATAGACTACCGCATCTACAACCGTAGTGGTGGGGTCGTCTGGTTAGATAGCTACCTCTACGCTGAGCGCCGCTCCGATGGGCAATTGGAAAGCATCGTCCAGGTATGTATTGACATCACTCCCCTGAAACGGGCCGAGGAGGCTTTTCAGCAGGCTCTCCAGGAGGACTTTCGACGAACGGTGCAGAACCTCCATGGAATCGTCTTCCGCCTCCAGCACCGCCCGGATGGCACGGTCTTCTATGCCCTCCGTGAGGGTAAGCTAGCCAGCAGCTACACCACTGCGACCATCTATGGGCGTCCAATAGACGAGCTCCCTGAATCACTGCGCTTCCCCTCAGAGCTCTTAGAGCGTGCCTTCGCCGGTGAACGAGTAACGATCGAGGTTGCCCATGATGACCGATGGCTGCTTTATACGCTGGAACCCCTCTACTCAGATGGTGGCACCGTAGCAGAGGTTGTAGGAACTGGTATCGACATCACCGAGCGCCGTCTCTTGGAGCGTTCCCTAGCGGAGAGTGAACATCGGTATCGCTCACTTGTGGAAGCACTCCCAGTAGGAGTCGTGGAAATCTTTGTGAGCTCTGACCTCAGTCGCCAAGAGGATGTCTACGTCAACCCTGCCTTCACCGCCATTGCAGGCTATACATTGGAAGAGCTTTCGACAGTCTCGGGCACGGCCACCGTCCATCCAGAAGATAGAGCCGCGGTAGAGGAAGCATGGGAAAAGTGGCTCAACACGCCGGATGCTCCTCCTCTGCGCATGGTATATCGCTGTTTCCGGAAGAACGGTGAGCCTTACTGGCCTGGAGCTTTTGGCTGTCAAAGCCCGACAGCATGA
- a CDS encoding hybrid sensor histidine kinase/response regulator gives MPKILVIEDAKYLAQGIARILELEGYEVTVATTGRQGIEAALEQKPDLILCDLALPEVDGIGVLKAIRHNEGLASTPFILLTARSGHTEVRLGLQAGADDFLTKPVTAQALLKTIRHHLARSASFQAEYKQRLSELEQSLTYALPHELRTALNGILGAATHLQVFADRLTPQELRELSEDILSSARRLLRLTENFLL, from the coding sequence ATGCCGAAGATCCTGGTCATTGAGGATGCTAAATACTTGGCCCAAGGGATTGCCCGAATCCTTGAGCTAGAGGGCTACGAAGTCACCGTAGCAACTACTGGGCGTCAAGGGATAGAAGCAGCACTAGAACAGAAGCCCGATCTCATCCTCTGTGACCTAGCCCTACCGGAAGTCGACGGTATCGGGGTCCTAAAAGCCATTCGGCACAACGAGGGGCTGGCCTCTACTCCTTTCATCCTCTTGACCGCTCGCTCCGGACATACCGAGGTCCGGTTAGGACTGCAGGCTGGAGCCGACGACTTCTTGACCAAGCCCGTTACAGCTCAGGCTCTGCTGAAGACCATCCGCCATCACCTAGCCCGCTCAGCTTCCTTTCAAGCCGAGTACAAGCAGCGCCTTTCAGAGCTAGAGCAGAGCTTGACGTACGCTCTTCCACACGAACTTCGGACAGCGCTCAATGGTATCTTGGGGGCTGCTACCCATCTCCAGGTCTTCGCAGATCGGCTCACTCCCCAAGAGCTGCGAGAGCTCAGCGAGGATATCCTCTCTTCGGCACGCCGCCTCTTACGGCTGACGGAAAACTTCCTGCTCTAG